The following proteins are co-located in the Cutaneotrichosporon cavernicola HIS019 DNA, chromosome: 3 genome:
- a CDS encoding uncharacterized protein (CobW/HypB/UreG, nucleotide-binding domain) yields the protein MGETDEWKPTPVTCFTGFLGAGKTTTILGLLGKLPEDYKVMLLKNEYGDVEVDSLLAKQSNISGVTEILNGCLCCTMVGLVENALVEIREKYHPDRIIIESSGSAFPATLALQIRSLESKGFKLDGVVTVIDCVNFRGYEDDSPTAKLQAQYTDLHILSKHEDVSEREFDLLLDRLGDLTDSTPHIKVSREKPLTPELVFGLDSTLFLKGSEEADTWAAIGGEGAHIDEVQTKSVWRGGRRPGHSHKKGEECGSCKDGEEMVEEVQPLPREELEAQLKKFAYIPEIYRIKGIVRFPSAGGYESHVLNWAFRKYELTPMPALDDSPDLVGVSVRLTVMGERGEVARPARMLAEGLGAQVA from the exons ATGGGAGAGACAGACGAATGGAAACCGACGCCCGTGACGTGCTTCACGGGGTTCCTTG gcgCG GGCAAGACAACGACAATCCTCGGGCTGCTGGGCAAGCTTCCGGAGGATTACAAG GTCATGCTGCTCAAGAACGAGTACGGCGATGTGGAGG TCGACTCGTTGCTTGCGAAGCAGAGTAACATCTCCGGAGTGACTGAGATCCTCAATGGGTGTCTGTGCTGCACGATGGTCGGACTCGTGGAGAACGCCCTCGTTGAGATACGGGAAAAGTACCATCCTGACAGGATCATCATTGAGTCGAG tggCTCCGCTTTCCCGGCCACGCTGGCGCTGCAGATCCGCTCGCTCGAGTCCAAGGGCTTCAAGCTTGACGGTGTCGTGACGGTCATCGACTGCGTAAACTTCAGGGGATACGAGGACGACTCGCCGACTGCCAAACTGCAGGCGCAGTACACAGACCTGCATATCCTAAGCAAGCACGAGGACGTGTCCGAGCGGGAGTtcgatctcctcctcgaccggcTAGGCGACCTGACCGACTCGACACCGCACATCAAGGTCAGCCGCGAGAAGCCGCTGACGCCGGAACTCGTGTTCGGGCTCGACAGTACGCTGTTCCTGAAAGGGAGCGAGGAAGCAGACACGTGGGCTGCGATTGGAGGCGAGGGGGCGCACATTGACGAGGTGCAGACCAAGTCGGTGTGGCGAGGGGGGCGGAGGCCAGGACACTCTCACAAgaagggagaggagtgTGGCTCTTGTAAAGAcggggaggagatggtAGAGGAGGTACAGCCACTCccgcgcgaggagcttgaaGCGCAGCTCAAGAAGTTCGCGTACATCCCGGAGATCTACCGCA tcaAGGGCATTGTCCGCTTCCCGTCTGCAGGCGGGTACGAATCGCACGTGCTCAACTGGGCGTTTAGGAAGTACGAGCTCACGCCCATGCCTGCGCTGGACGATTCACCTGACCTGGTGGGCGTGAGCGTCCGCCTCACTGTCATGGGTGAGAGGGGCGAGGTTGCGCGCCCGGCACGCATGCTTGCCGAAGGCCTCGGTGCGCAGGTCGCATAG
- the CIA1 gene encoding uncharacterized protein (Essential component of the cytosolic iron-sulfur (Fe S) protein assembly machinery. Required for the maturation of extramitochondrial Fe S proteins) — MPALQPIADVPGHADPAWAVAFNPARSLLASCSTDRAVRLYTYTLPPSSSDDFPSPSSPKPVFSLVTSIPTGHKRTVRSIAWAPGGRTLATASFDSTVGVWEEEEEGEWECVTTLEGHENECKSVAFSADGGLLASCSRDRSVWVWEVQPDADFECIAVMMDHGADVKAVAWHPHDELLASASYDSNIHLMFDDPDSDWTLVQRLKPALEATPLEIPATASPSLREALSPTPPEKEALALDIPPLVEDETVWSIAWSPNGRFLASGGDCGGVRLWERVPRAQAEAEEIGEMEVATGMEMREVSHTAAHAGAVFALAWGPGPGAGLLASASADGRIIVWEVEDGKLVPIAGVREAHGVADVNGLGWNVREDGKGAGLLASAADDGSVKVWRIVADE; from the exons ATGCCCGCGCTCCAACCCATCGCCGATGTGCCAGGGCACGCCGACCCAGCGTGGGCCGTCGCCTTCAACCCCGCGCGCTCTCTCCTTGCGTCGTGCAGTACCGACCGCGCTGTACGGCTGTATACCTacaccctccctccctcttcctctgACGACTTCCCatccccgtcctcgcccaaGCCGGTGTTCAGCCTCGTAACCAGCATTCCGACGGGGCACAAGCGCACTGTCCGATCGATTGCGTGGGCGCCGGGAGGGCGGACGCTCGCGACCGCCAGCTTTGACTCGACAGTCGGTGtttgggaggaggaagaggagggcgagtgggagtgCGTCACCACGCTTGAAGGGCACGAGAACGAGTGCAAGAGCGTTGCATTCAGCGCGGACGGCGGGTTGCTCgcgtcgtgctcgcgcGATCGCAGTGTTTGGGTATGGGAGG TCCAGCCGGATGCCGACTTTGAGTGTATTGCCGTGATGATGGACCACGGGGCGGACGTTAAGGCAGTCGCGTGGCACCcgcacgacgag CTCctcgcgtccgcgtcctACGACTCGAACATCCATCTGATGTTCGACGACCCAGACAGTGACTGGACGTTAGTCCAGCGCCTCAAAcccgccctcgaggccacGCCGCTGGAGATCCCAGCCACGGCCTCCCCGTCTCTTCGTGAGGCACTCTCCCCAACGCCACCGGAGAAGGAAGCGCTGGCGCTCGATATCCCGCCCCTCGTCGAAGACGAGACGGTGTGGTCCATCGCCTGGTCGCCGAACGGGCGCTTCCTCGCTTCGGGCGGCGATTGTGGTGGTGTGCGTCTTTGGGAGCGCGTGCCTCGCGCtcaggccgaggctgaggagattggcgagatggaggtcgCGACTGGCATGGAGATGCGCGAGGTCAGCCACACGGCAGCGCATGCTGGCGCCGTGTTTGCACTTGCATGGGGTCCAGGGCCGGGAGCGGGCCTGCTCGCAAGTGCAAGTGCTGATGGGCGTATCATCGTCTGGGaagtcgaggacggcaagctcgTGCCGATTGCCGGCGTCAGGGAGGCCCACGGCGTCGCAGACGTGAACGGACTCGGGTGGAATGTGAGGGAGGACGGGAAGGGAGCGGGCCTCCTGGCCAGCGCGGCGGACGACGGGAGCGTCAAGGTGTGGCGCATTGTTGCGGACGAGTAG
- the RPT4 gene encoding uncharacterized protein (AAA domain (Cdc48 subfamily)) codes for MASTEASSSTHNFEQAKIDALKAYRQKVRDHSNFSDNLKKVRLNIRALNADYDKTEEDMKALQSVGQIIGEVLKQLDDERFIVKASSGPRYVVSYRPTLPAEKLKAGLRVSLDMTTLTIMRILPREVDPMVYSMSLEDPGSVSFAGIGGLGDQVRELREVIELPLMNPELFERVGINPPKGVLLYGPPGTGKTLLARAVASTLNTNFLKVVSSAIVDKYIGESARLVREMFAYAREHEPCIIFMDEIDAIGGRRFSEGTSADREIQRTLMELLNQMDGFDSLGRTKLIMATNRPDTLDPALLRPGRLDRKIEIPLPNEQGRLEILKIHAKGINKSGDIDYEAVVKLSDGFNGADLRNICTEAGMFAIRDDRDAIVQEDFMKAVRKISDAKKHETTLDYQAI; via the exons ATGGCGTCCACGGAGgcatcctcgtccacgcACAACTTTGAACAGGCAAAGATCGATGCCCTCAAGGCGTATCGCCAG AAGGTGCGCGACCACAGCAACTTCAGCGACAACCTCAAGAAGG TCCGCCTGAACATCCGCGCACTCAATGCCGACTATGATaagaccgaggaggacatgAAGGCGCTGCAGAGCGTCGGACAGATCATCGGCGAGGTGTTAaagcagctcgacgacgagaggt tcaTCGTTAAGGCATCGAGCGGGCCTCGCTACGTTGTGTCTTACCGCCCTACCCTGCCTGCCGAAAAG ctcaaggccggTCTACGCGTGTCTCTCGACATGACAACATTGACGATCATGCGCATCCTgccgcgcgaggtcgacccaATGGTGTACAGCATGAGCCTTGAGGACCCAGGAAGCGTGTCGTTTGCAGGTATCGGTGGACTGGGTGACCAGGTtcgcgagctgcgcgaggtcaTCGAGCTGCCTCTCATGAACCCCGAGCTGTTTGAGCGTGTTGGCATCAACCCTCCAAAGGGTGTGCTCCTGTACGGCCCACCAGGGACGGGCAAGACGCTGCTGGCACGTGCCGTTGCGTCCACGCTCAACACTAACTTCCTCAAGGTCGTCTCTTCAGCT ATCGTCGACAAGTACATCGGCGAGTCCGCACGTCTAGTCCGCGAGATGTTCGCATatgcgcgcgagcacgagcCCTGCATCATCTTCATGGACGAGATTGACGCGATCGGTGGTCGCCGTTTCAGCGAGGGCACGTCTGCCGACCGCGAGATCCAGCGTACACTCATGGAGCTGCTCAACCAGATGGACGGCTTCGACTCGCTTGGCCGTACCAAGCTCATCATGGCGACGAACCGTCCCGACACGCTCGATCCAGCGCTCCTCCGTCCCGGCCGTCTTGACCGCAAGATTGAGATTCCGCTGCCCAACGAGCAGGGGCGCCTTGAGATTCTCAAGATTCACGCCAAGGGCATCAACAAGAGCGGTGACATTGACTACGAGGCTGTTGTGAAGCTCTCGGACGGGTTCAACGGCGCCGACCTGCGCAACATCTGCACAGAGGCCGGCATGTTTGCGAtccgcgacgaccgcgacgccaTCGTCCAGGAGGACTTCATGAAGGCCGTGCGCAAGATCAgcgacgccaagaagcaCGAGACGACTCT GGACTACCAGGCCATCTAG
- the TRM2 gene encoding uncharacterized protein (Belongs to the class I-like SAM-binding methyltransferase superfamily. RNA M5U methyltransferase family), with protein MSSLHTPTGSPAPKKVRADEPPMNGSSDAPSAAPAKAQPKPQQKPQQGKAKRKRNKRYLPDPYSHGDILHRDIADFLGKEYVDGVVARGDESEWAAPEGLELQTVYELRVGAMGRNGDSISLFEEDGKKWAIVTPMAHPGDLIRAKVWKHDRFHSVADYVETLEYCDDLRGGEGDRRKFPEAGCKYFGVCGGCQLQDVPYTKQLEHKKRTVDLAYQRYSGLESGKVPAILDTIGSPKQWAYRTKITPHFDAMPKAVRAAHASEEEAGNPPSWVPKIGFNTIGGGRVADIEECVIATGVLNAKLTEERQRIRDTIATFKRGATLLLRDSLPAPDPLPTAENPFDPSTPTDTAHIAITNHKQQVYERVGDFLFSFAAGSFFQNNNSILIPLTDYVKAAIFPPGMTSKRPTHLVDTYCGSGLFGITLSPEFERVAGVEISQDSITAAKANAEMNGLGTKTTWLCGKAEDIFGGLAEAGFGGDHSCVVIDPPRKGCDTPFLEQLLEFRPLTAVYVSCNVHTQARDIGWFVNESEKRGEGKWRYELESLRGFDLFPQTAHVESVGVLRLVEEA; from the exons ATGTCGTCACTCCACACACCAACCGGTTCACCTGCTCCCAAGAAggtgcgcgccgacgagccgccCATGAACGGCTCCTCTGACGCGCCTTCCGCTGCTCCGGCCAAGGCCCAGCCCAAGCCCCAGCAGAAGCCTCAGCagggcaaggccaagcgcaagcgcaacaAGCGCTACCTCCCCGACCCTTACTCTCACGGCGACATCCTCCACCGCGACATCGCCGACTTCCTCGGCAAGGAGTATGTCGACGGTGTGGTCGCACGCGGGGACGAGAGCGAATGGGCTGCGCCAGAGGGGCTGGAACTGCAGACCGTTTATGAGCTGCGTGTCGGCGCAATGGGCCGGAACG gcgACAGCATTTCTCTCtttgaggaggacggcaagaagTGGGCCATCGTCACGCCCATGGCGCACCCTGGCGACCTGATCCGCGCCAAGGTATGGAAGCACGACCGGTTCCACAGTGTCGCCGACTATGTCGAGACGCTTGAGTACTGTGACGACCTgcgcggtggcgagggcgatCGCCGCAAGTTCCCGGAGGCCGGGTGCAAGTATTTTGGCGTGTG CGGTGGCTGCCAACTTCAGGACGTGCCATACaccaagcagctcgagcacaAGAAGCGCActgtcgacctcgcctACCAGCGCTACTCGGGGCTCGAATCTGGCAAGGTGCCCGCAATCCTCGACACGATCGGGTCGCCCAAGCAGTGGGCGTACCGTACCAAGATCACGCCCCACTTTGACGCAATGCCTAAGGCTGTGCGCGCTGCTCATGCGTcagaggaagaggcgggTAACCCTCCCTCGTGGGTGCCCAAGATCGGCTTCAACACCATCGGTGGGGGCCGTGTGGCCGACATCGAGGAGTGTGTGATCGCAACTGGCGTCCtcaacgccaagctcaccgAGGAACGGCAACGCATCAGGGA taCGATCGCAACGTTTAAGCGTGGCGCGACTCTGCTGTTGCGCGACTCTCTGCCAGCGCCGGACCCGCTCCCCACCGCCGAGAACCCCTTCGACCCCTCCACGCCAACTGACACGGCGCACATTGCTATTACAAACCACAAGCAGCAGGTGtacgagcgcgtcggcgactTCTTGTTCTCATTTGCCGCGGGCTCGTTCTTCCAGAACAACAACTCCATCCTCATTCCACTCACCGACTACGTCAAGGCTGCCATCTTCCCGCCAGGTATGACATCCAAGCGGCCgactcacctcgtcgacacgTACTGCGGCTCGGGTCTGTTCGGGATTACACTCTCCCCGGAGTTCGAGCGGGTTGCTGGTGTCGAGATCTCACAGGACTCGATcacggccgccaaggccaacgCCGAGATGAACGGACTCGGGACGAAGACAACGTGGCTGTgcggcaaggccgaggacatcTTTGGCGGGCTGGCTGAGGCCGGCTTTGGAGGCGACCACTCGTGTGTCGTGATTGAC ccacCACGCAAGGGATGCGACACGCCgttcctcgagcagctgctcgagtTCCGCCCTCTCACCGCCGTCTACGTTTCGTGCAACGTGCACACGCAGGCGCGCGACATTGGGTGGTTCGTGAATGAGAGCGAGAAACGCGGTGAGGGCAAGTGGCGGTACGAGCTTGAGAGCCTGCGCGGCTTCGACCTGTTCCCGCAGACTGCGCATGTGGAGAGCGTGGGTGTGTTGCGGCTGGTTGAGGAGGCATAA
- a CDS encoding uncharacterized protein (Enoyl-CoA hydratase/isomerase), translating to MISLVTRRAALARPLIPLLRHSSSATSGILVEDRGPTRLITLNRPNQLNALTPADLDAFIQAVEGAPDSVRAIAVAGAGRAFCAGMNTSAFEGLDTAAARDLIVKVGRAVGCLRLSPKVTAVLVHGYCLGAAFEMALAADLRLAVPGVRVGLPETKVGIPSVVDAALLRHHVGLSLAKEMLLLGEIYPVEKLGAGFVNAFAEQGDLVAKGEEMLGKVAELTPVVMAAQKELNEAWMNESHVDGIARSIDVFSRVFADPSTHEAVEKYNAKRKK from the coding sequence ATGATCAGTCTCGTCACACGTCGTGCCGCTCTCGCGCGGCCCCTCAtcccgctcctccgccactcctcctccgccacctccgGAATCCTAGTCGAGGACCGGGGCCCAACCCGCCTCATCACATTGAACCGCCCAAACCAGCTTAACGCGCTCACGCcggccgacctcgatgcTTTTATCCAGGCGGTCGAAGGCGCCCCGGACTCGGTACGCGCAATCGCCGTAGCGGGTGCAGGACGGGCCTTCTGTGCGGGCATGAACACGTCGGCCTTTGAGGGACTGGATACAGCGGCCGCCCGCGACCTGATCGTCAAAGTTGGGCGCGCGGTTGGTTGCCTCCGCCTCTCGCCCAAAGTCACCGCGGTGCTCGTGCACGGATACTGCCTCGGTGCCGCGTTTGAGATGGCCCTCGCGGCTGATTTGCGCCTGGCTGTTCCCGGCGTTCGCGTGGGATTGCCCGAGACAAAGGTCGGCATTCCAAGTGTCGTGGATGCTGCTTTGTTGAGGCATCACGTCGGGCTGAGTTTGGCAAAGGAGATGCTGTTGCTCGGCGAGATTTATCCCGTTGAGAAGCTGGGAGCGGGGTTCGTTAATGCATTCGCGGAGCAGGGGGACTTGGTTGCCaagggagaggagatgCTTGGCAAGGTCGCTGAGCTCACTCCCGTCGTTATGGCTGCTCAGAAGGAACTCAATGAGGCGTGGATGAACGAGAGCCATGTCGATGGCATCGCGCGAAGCATCGACGTCTTTTCGCGCGTCTTTGCCGATCCCAGCACACACGAGGCTGTGGAGAAGTACAACGCCAAGCGGAAGAAGTAG